From one Nitrososphaerales archaeon genomic stretch:
- a CDS encoding RNA methyltransferase — protein MDFWLAIPDSALADEQTKRDKSVKIAQFARAFAIFRVKRVYIYRDKERDYSSDRKLLKIILEFLDTPQYLRRSLYPKREELQFAGLLHPLKAPHHKPAVDPSNLKVGEYRQGVATKIKGQYYVDAGLRSLIPLEGPAPIGKRITVKFISKYPVLKCRVIEDGINEYWGYHVKEVSSLTDLLSTLKGLIILTSKTGKPLSFFEKELVADLKSTPNTLVVFGSPNRGLVDLLMDERKQPKDFSKYIVNFFPEQGTETVRLEEAIMGCMSLLNYLVNR, from the coding sequence TTGGATTTTTGGTTAGCTATACCTGATTCTGCACTTGCAGATGAACAAACTAAAAGAGATAAGAGTGTCAAGATAGCGCAGTTTGCCAGAGCGTTTGCTATATTCCGAGTGAAGAGGGTTTACATCTATAGAGATAAAGAACGTGACTACAGCTCTGATAGGAAATTACTGAAGATCATTTTAGAGTTCCTTGATACTCCACAATACCTTAGGAGAAGTTTGTATCCAAAGAGAGAGGAGTTACAGTTTGCTGGGTTACTGCATCCATTGAAAGCCCCACATCATAAACCAGCAGTAGACCCTAGCAACCTCAAGGTGGGAGAGTATAGACAAGGAGTGGCAACGAAGATCAAGGGTCAGTATTATGTTGATGCCGGTTTACGTTCACTAATCCCACTAGAAGGCCCTGCACCGATAGGCAAACGAATTACAGTGAAATTCATTTCAAAATACCCGGTATTAAAATGTAGGGTGATTGAAGATGGTATTAACGAATATTGGGGTTACCATGTAAAGGAGGTCTCTAGCCTTACAGACCTTCTCAGTACTTTAAAGGGTTTGATTATACTGACCTCAAAGACAGGCAAACCTTTGTCATTTTTTGAAAAGGAGCTGGTAGCTGATCTCAAGAGCACTCCTAATACATTGGTTGTTTTCGGTTCACCAAATCGTGGTTTGGTTGACTTGCTGATGGACGAGAGAAAACAACCAAAAGATTTTTCAAAGTACATTGTTAACTTCTTTCCAGAGCAGGGAACTGAAACCGTAAGACTTGAGGAAGCTATCATGGGCTGTATGTCCTTGTTAAATTACCTGGTTAACAGATAA
- a CDS encoding DsbA family protein has translation MSSSKKGFAIIAMIVGVIGIAIGVYTISAASIKLSVSSVPSIETGKGKGFLSLTSNDYEILGSSDAPITIIEFGDYQCPNCMRFAKEVKPLLVENYINLGKVKLVFKDFTIYGTDSISGALATHCAAEQKRYWEMHDYIYANQEAINSGWLRADNIKKFAYEIGLEIQQFSACFDERRYNEQVMKNFEDGKSVGVKGTPTFIIVNSSEETQVISGAQPFGVFKQVLDEMLVR, from the coding sequence TTGAGCAGTAGCAAGAAGGGTTTTGCCATAATAGCAATGATTGTCGGCGTAATAGGCATAGCTATTGGCGTTTACACTATTAGTGCAGCAAGCATTAAATTGAGCGTTTCCAGCGTGCCTTCCATAGAAACAGGTAAGGGTAAAGGATTTCTTTCACTTACATCGAACGATTACGAAATATTGGGATCCTCAGATGCTCCTATCACGATTATTGAATTCGGTGATTACCAATGCCCTAACTGCATGAGATTTGCTAAAGAAGTAAAGCCATTGCTAGTAGAGAATTACATAAACCTTGGAAAGGTAAAACTCGTGTTCAAGGATTTCACGATCTATGGAACAGATTCTATTAGTGGTGCATTAGCAACACACTGTGCAGCAGAACAGAAAAGGTACTGGGAGATGCATGATTATATATACGCAAACCAAGAGGCAATTAACTCTGGCTGGCTTAGAGCTGATAATATTAAGAAGTTTGCCTATGAAATAGGTTTGGAAATACAGCAGTTCAGTGCGTGCTTTGATGAGAGAAGGTATAACGAACAGGTTATGAAAAATTTCGAGGATGGAAAGTCAGTTGGCGTAAAGGGAACACCTACATTCATCATAGTCAATAGTAGCGAAGAGACACAAGTTATATCAGGCGCACAACCATTTGGTGTATTCAAACAGGTATTGGACGAAATGTTGGTGCGTTGA
- a CDS encoding 50S ribosomal protein L3 codes for MGHRKHSAPRRGSLAYLPRGRARSLESRIRTWPVVAGEKPSLLGFAGFKAANIHVITIDDREKTPNFGKPLFNSATVIVTPPVKIIGFRGYEKTPYGYNSLFDVYASEIPKEMQRKTKAKPVPLESALKKAQEKMEQTTLLMALGAIIPRDAGLSQKKPFVFEIGVGGGDKQAQFDYLKDLLGKEVKFKDLFQVGSYVDVSAVTKGKGIEGPITRWGVKKKQHKSRKSVRALGTLGPISPAVIMYTVPRAGQRGLHQRLEYNKRILLIGNASEKEQGLGTVDGFDHYGVLKGDYAIIKGSVPGTVKRLIKIRSPMRARTTKVVEPKIVEVVA; via the coding sequence ATGGGTCATAGAAAACACAGTGCACCAAGGAGAGGCAGTTTAGCATATCTTCCTAGAGGAAGAGCTAGAAGTCTTGAGTCGCGTATAAGAACATGGCCTGTTGTAGCTGGTGAGAAACCTAGCTTGTTGGGCTTTGCTGGTTTCAAAGCCGCAAATATTCATGTTATTACAATCGATGATAGGGAAAAGACGCCCAATTTTGGCAAACCGCTCTTTAATTCGGCAACAGTTATTGTAACTCCCCCTGTTAAGATAATTGGTTTCCGTGGATATGAAAAGACGCCCTATGGCTATAATTCTTTGTTCGACGTTTATGCTTCAGAGATTCCAAAGGAGATGCAGCGAAAGACAAAGGCGAAACCAGTTCCGCTGGAATCTGCTTTGAAGAAGGCACAGGAAAAGATGGAACAGACAACTTTATTGATGGCTTTGGGTGCTATAATACCAAGAGATGCTGGTTTGTCTCAGAAGAAACCATTTGTCTTTGAGATAGGTGTTGGTGGTGGTGACAAGCAAGCACAATTTGATTATCTTAAAGATTTACTGGGTAAGGAAGTCAAGTTCAAAGATTTGTTTCAGGTCGGATCGTATGTTGACGTAAGTGCTGTAACAAAGGGGAAGGGTATAGAAGGTCCAATTACAAGATGGGGTGTCAAGAAGAAGCAGCACAAGTCTAGAAAGAGCGTAAGAGCGCTCGGAACGCTAGGCCCAATTAGTCCGGCAGTTATAATGTATACGGTTCCACGAGCAGGTCAAAGAGGATTGCATCAGAGGCTCGAGTACAACAAGAGAATATTGCTGATCGGAAACGCCTCAGAGAAAGAACAAGGGCTAGGAACTGTAGATGGCTTTGATCACTATGGTGTTTTGAAGGGCGATTACGCAATAATAAAGGGGTCGGTGCCAGGAACAGTAAAGAGGCTTATCAAGATACGATCTCCTATGAGAGCCAGAACCACCAAAGTTGTAGAACCAAAGATAGTTGAGGTCGTCGCATGA
- the rpl4p gene encoding 50S ribosomal protein L4 codes for MMEVPVYSLDGKMIDSIELPKVFLTPYRPDVIHRAFVHLQSQSFQPQGRDPLAGERTSAMSRNTGLGIARMARVKGSGFPRAGLAAGVGGVVKGRLAHPPVSNKIIVKKLNKKEKRLALCSAIAATASKKLIASRGHAVDRIETLPLVVSDDICKVRKAKDLLNTIISLNIMADLERVRNSWKKRSGKAKRRGRATRVGRSVLIVVDRDEGISKASGSILGVEARTVRNLSVLDLAPGSHPVRLVLWSKSAIEYLKTLTNPVLQIMEMVSK; via the coding sequence ATGATGGAGGTACCAGTTTATTCACTAGATGGAAAAATGATTGACAGTATTGAACTACCAAAAGTATTTTTAACACCATACAGGCCCGACGTTATACATAGAGCATTTGTGCATTTGCAGTCCCAATCATTTCAGCCGCAAGGAAGAGATCCGTTAGCTGGTGAAAGAACTAGTGCCATGTCTAGAAATACTGGCTTGGGTATTGCAAGGATGGCAAGAGTGAAGGGGTCAGGTTTTCCTAGGGCTGGTTTAGCAGCTGGAGTCGGCGGTGTTGTGAAAGGAAGGCTGGCTCATCCGCCAGTATCGAATAAGATTATAGTTAAGAAGCTGAATAAGAAAGAAAAGAGACTCGCCTTGTGCAGTGCAATCGCCGCTACGGCATCGAAGAAACTCATAGCTTCTAGGGGTCATGCCGTTGACCGAATAGAAACTCTTCCGTTGGTTGTTAGTGATGATATCTGCAAAGTCAGAAAAGCGAAGGATCTGCTAAATACAATAATCTCACTTAATATTATGGCTGATTTAGAAAGAGTAAGAAATAGTTGGAAGAAGAGAAGCGGTAAGGCCAAGAGAAGGGGTCGTGCAACACGTGTTGGTCGCAGTGTTTTGATAGTAGTTGATAGGGATGAAGGTATAAGCAAAGCTTCGGGTTCTATCCTAGGAGTGGAGGCCAGGACGGTAAGGAACCTTAGTGTATTGGATCTGGCGCCCGGCTCGCATCCTGTCAGGCTTGTTTTGTGGTCCAAGAGCGCAATAGAATATTTGAAAACCCTTACGAACCCGGTGTTACAGATTATGGAGATGGTTAGTAAATGA
- a CDS encoding 50S ribosomal protein L23, with product MNVEQASKLIMYPYMTEKTLGLVEKENKLIFIVHDDADKRSIKEAMKVLYEIDVYKVNTARTIYGKKAFVKLKEDGAARDLATKLGLV from the coding sequence ATGAACGTCGAACAGGCAAGCAAGTTAATCATGTATCCATATATGACTGAAAAGACGTTAGGACTAGTAGAAAAGGAGAACAAACTTATCTTCATAGTTCATGATGACGCTGATAAAAGGAGTATAAAGGAGGCCATGAAAGTACTTTATGAGATTGACGTCTATAAAGTCAACACTGCAAGGACTATTTATGGTAAGAAAGCATTTGTTAAACTGAAAGAAGATGGTGCTGCTAGAGACCTAGCTACAAAGTTAGGATTGGTCTAA
- a CDS encoding 30S ribosomal protein S19, translating to MVREFKYRGYSLEELQSIPADKLLSILPARQRRSLGRGFTDEKRKLIEEIKNAKNTKSPIKTHIRDLIILPYMVGVTVHVHNGKDFTPVEIKPEMIGHYLGEYAMTNKRVVHGAPGVGASRSSLYVPLK from the coding sequence ATGGTTAGAGAATTCAAGTACAGAGGATACTCGCTAGAAGAATTGCAATCGATTCCTGCGGATAAATTGCTGTCTATTCTACCGGCAAGGCAACGCAGGTCACTTGGCAGAGGTTTTACAGATGAGAAGCGTAAATTGATTGAAGAGATAAAGAATGCCAAAAATACCAAAAGTCCTATCAAGACTCACATTCGAGATCTCATAATCCTACCTTACATGGTTGGTGTTACAGTTCACGTTCATAACGGAAAGGACTTTACACCGGTAGAGATTAAACCTGAAATGATTGGTCATTACTTGGGCGAATATGCTATGACCAATAAGCGTGTCGTGCATGGCGCTCCAGGTGTTGGAGCATCACGTTCTAGTCTTTACGTGCCCTTGAAGTGA
- a CDS encoding 50S ribosomal protein L22 has translation MPHFSYSFHPFEKSKHVRASLRERQISHKHAREVALAIRGMYLNKAREFLENVVAKKQPVAYRRYKNEVGHKSALQGFPAGRFPVKTSKEFLRLLDNLEANAEYKGMDLDRLKLLHVSAYPGVKIRRFTPRAYGRNTARLNTLVHVEVVGMEK, from the coding sequence ATGCCACACTTCTCTTACTCATTCCACCCTTTTGAGAAAAGCAAACATGTCCGAGCAAGTCTAAGAGAAAGACAGATTTCGCATAAACATGCCAGAGAGGTGGCGCTTGCAATCAGAGGCATGTATCTTAACAAGGCAAGAGAGTTTCTTGAGAATGTGGTTGCGAAGAAACAACCAGTAGCCTATAGAAGGTACAAAAACGAGGTCGGTCATAAATCAGCTTTACAAGGTTTTCCAGCAGGTAGATTCCCTGTGAAAACCTCTAAAGAATTTCTTCGTTTGCTTGACAATCTTGAAGCTAATGCTGAGTATAAAGGAATGGATCTTGATCGCCTCAAACTATTACATGTGTCAGCTTACCCGGGGGTTAAGATCAGAAGATTTACACCGAGAGCATATGGTCGTAATACGGCTAGGCTAAATACATTGGTACACGTGGAAGTTGTAGGGATGGAGAAGTAA
- a CDS encoding 30S ribosomal protein S3 codes for MSAIKNVMKNYYRNMELDEFLSKELAEAGYGGVDVQKTPVGTRITLYITRPGLVIGRKGTGIKDLTEKLETKFGLSNPQISVLEVEIPELNPRIMSNRAAQQIVKGTAFRRAAFWTLNTIMSAGALGAEIVISGKLRSERAHFEKYTMGIVPKSGEVAKRVVKEAITHVLLNMGTYGIKVKIAYKDAIPPEFELVDDVEGKEGIDDGKTEAQRS; via the coding sequence ATGTCTGCGATAAAGAATGTAATGAAGAATTACTACAGGAATATGGAACTCGATGAATTTCTAAGCAAAGAGCTCGCAGAAGCTGGATACGGAGGTGTCGATGTGCAAAAAACACCTGTAGGCACAAGAATCACACTATACATAACAAGACCCGGTTTAGTTATAGGGAGAAAGGGAACCGGAATAAAGGATCTTACAGAGAAACTTGAGACAAAATTTGGCCTGAGCAATCCCCAGATCTCTGTATTGGAGGTAGAGATTCCGGAGCTTAATCCTCGCATCATGTCCAACAGGGCAGCCCAGCAGATAGTCAAGGGTACAGCATTTAGACGTGCCGCTTTCTGGACCCTTAACACAATAATGAGTGCAGGTGCCCTTGGAGCAGAAATTGTAATTTCTGGAAAGTTAAGAAGTGAACGTGCTCATTTTGAAAAGTATACGATGGGCATAGTACCAAAGAGCGGTGAGGTGGCTAAGCGTGTTGTAAAGGAAGCAATTACACATGTTTTACTTAACATGGGGACGTATGGGATCAAGGTGAAGATTGCGTACAAAGATGCCATACCACCAGAATTTGAATTGGTCGATGATGTAGAAGGTAAAGAGGGGATCGACGATGGGAAGACTGAAGCTCAAAGATCTTAG
- the rpmC gene encoding 50S ribosomal protein L29 — translation MGRLKLKDLREMNDKDLADKLSELKAELNKLKVEGAKGTLRKKGGEVRYRRRDIARVLTILRERGMKL, via the coding sequence ATGGGAAGACTGAAGCTCAAAGATCTTAGAGAGATGAACGATAAGGATCTAGCTGATAAACTTTCCGAGCTGAAAGCCGAGCTTAATAAGCTAAAGGTTGAAGGTGCTAAAGGTACATTGAGGAAAAAGGGAGGAGAGGTTAGGTATAGAAGACGCGATATTGCTAGGGTTCTTACTATACTTAGAGAGAGGGGAATGAAACTATGA
- a CDS encoding ribonuclease P protein subunit yields the protein MNITARNILAHELIGIEAEIVESEDPTLKFSGKIVYETKNMLMFLVKNEMKMISKKAVKLMLTLPDSTRCLVDGVDLLGRPEDRIQRLAYHG from the coding sequence ATGAACATTACTGCACGAAACATACTTGCACATGAATTGATAGGAATTGAAGCAGAGATAGTTGAAAGTGAAGATCCAACATTAAAGTTCTCAGGTAAGATAGTGTACGAAACAAAGAACATGCTCATGTTTTTGGTCAAGAATGAGATGAAGATGATTTCAAAAAAGGCAGTAAAGTTGATGCTTACACTGCCTGACAGCACCCGATGTCTAGTTGATGGCGTAGACCTGCTTGGTCGACCAGAGGATAGGATACAGAGGTTGGCATACCATGGCTAG
- a CDS encoding 30S ribosomal protein S17 encodes MARNIGIQVNPPRRECEDDHCPFHGTLGIRGRLFTGNVVSNKAKKMVVVEREYPHLIKKYRRYERSRSRIHAYLPACMDIREGDTVRIAECRPLSKTMSFVVIEVRERDGGRKE; translated from the coding sequence ATGGCTAGAAATATAGGGATTCAAGTTAATCCACCCAGAAGAGAATGTGAGGACGATCATTGTCCATTTCATGGTACATTGGGAATTAGGGGTAGGTTGTTTACGGGTAATGTAGTTAGCAACAAGGCAAAGAAAATGGTCGTTGTTGAACGCGAATATCCACATTTGATCAAGAAATATAGAAGATATGAAAGAAGCAGGAGTAGGATCCACGCGTATCTTCCTGCATGTATGGATATCAGGGAGGGTGATACTGTTAGAATTGCAGAGTGCAGACCTCTAAGTAAGACCATGTCGTTCGTAGTTATTGAGGTGAGAGAGAGGGATGGTGGCAGGAAAGAGTAG
- a CDS encoding 50S ribosomal protein L14, translating into MVAGKSRAVSAKGVEEFKPYITRAIPVNTELVCADNTGAKILQVIQVTKYKGRLSRMPSAAVGDFVTVVVKKGPSELKKQIFGAVIVRQKYPIMRLSGLRVTFEDNAGVLVTPEGEIKGTDIKGPVAVEAAERWPRIANLAPMII; encoded by the coding sequence ATGGTGGCAGGAAAGAGTAGAGCTGTCTCTGCGAAGGGGGTAGAGGAGTTCAAACCCTATATAACGAGGGCTATACCGGTTAATACGGAGCTTGTATGCGCAGACAATACCGGTGCAAAAATTCTTCAAGTTATACAAGTAACCAAATACAAAGGAAGACTCTCTAGAATGCCTAGCGCCGCAGTAGGAGACTTTGTAACAGTCGTAGTGAAGAAGGGTCCCTCAGAATTGAAGAAGCAGATCTTTGGTGCTGTTATTGTTAGGCAAAAATATCCGATAATGAGGCTTTCTGGATTAAGGGTTACATTCGAAGACAACGCTGGCGTTCTGGTTACTCCTGAGGGGGAGATCAAGGGCACGGACATAAAGGGTCCGGTGGCGGTTGAAGCAGCGGAGAGATGGCCTAGAATAGCTAACCTAGCTCCAATGATAATTTAG
- the rplX gene encoding 50S ribosomal protein L24 has translation MRLKRIYGEPAHIRSASVVASLSPDLRAQYGTRSLRVTKGDSVKVIVGEYKGIEGKVTKVYTEGGRLTIEGIQREKVRGGTVPVLIHASNVVVVALNLDDKWRQSILERKRKGE, from the coding sequence ATGAGGTTAAAACGGATTTATGGTGAACCCGCACACATACGGTCTGCTTCAGTAGTTGCAAGTTTGTCACCAGACCTTAGAGCGCAGTACGGTACCAGAAGTCTTAGGGTTACAAAGGGCGATAGTGTTAAAGTGATCGTTGGTGAGTACAAGGGCATAGAAGGCAAGGTAACCAAAGTATACACAGAGGGTGGAAGGCTCACAATAGAAGGTATACAGAGGGAGAAGGTTCGTGGAGGTACTGTTCCTGTATTAATACATGCGTCAAACGTTGTGGTAGTTGCTCTCAACTTGGATGACAAATGGAGACAGTCTATACTGGAAAGGAAGAGAAAGGGAGAGTAA
- a CDS encoding 30S ribosomal protein S4e: MARMGKNTRMKRQLAPAFWEIPRKEKRFALTVRPGTHAVQRAYPLGIVLRDLLKAVNTLREAKYVVGSGEVKVDGVIRRDVNFPVGLMDVIEISSINKMYRMVPKDGLILKPIEIPKEEKILKLCKVTRKLTTKNKKLQYGFHDGRTLIDDRKMNVNDSCLITVPEHKINNTIELKKGSLALVIRGENAGTVGRVEEVKDGTFVLPKRVLMSFKERMVELPIDMVIAVGVDKPLIRIE; encoded by the coding sequence ATGGCTAGAATGGGTAAGAATACTAGAATGAAAAGGCAACTCGCACCAGCCTTTTGGGAAATACCAAGAAAGGAAAAGCGTTTTGCTTTAACAGTTAGGCCGGGAACTCATGCAGTTCAAAGGGCATACCCATTGGGTATAGTTCTTAGGGATCTTCTGAAAGCCGTAAATACGCTGAGGGAGGCAAAGTATGTCGTAGGGTCTGGGGAAGTGAAAGTAGACGGTGTGATTAGAAGGGACGTTAACTTTCCAGTAGGCCTCATGGATGTGATCGAAATTTCATCGATAAATAAAATGTACAGGATGGTTCCCAAGGACGGATTGATTTTAAAACCCATAGAAATTCCTAAAGAGGAAAAGATCCTTAAACTGTGTAAAGTAACAAGAAAACTTACTACAAAGAACAAGAAATTACAATATGGGTTCCATGACGGAAGAACACTTATAGATGATAGGAAAATGAATGTCAATGATTCCTGCTTGATTACAGTTCCAGAACATAAGATCAATAACACTATAGAACTCAAAAAAGGTTCTCTTGCGCTGGTAATAAGAGGTGAAAATGCTGGAACTGTAGGGAGAGTAGAGGAGGTAAAAGACGGTACATTTGTCCTTCCCAAACGTGTGCTTATGAGTTTTAAGGAGCGTATGGTGGAGTTACCTATAGATATGGTGATAGCTGTGGGTGTAGACAAACCGTTAATAAGGATAGAGTGA
- a CDS encoding 50S ribosomal protein L5, which produces MAQALKHENVMRRIRIGKVVINIGVGKSGEPIERASKVLEEIAGQKPSSRIAKDTIRDFGIHKGEPIAVMVTLRKERAIEVLKKLLVAKNNTIKASSFDDFGNISFGIREHIDIPGIKYKPEIGIFGMDVSITLERPGYRVSRRSKMPSKIGKKHRITKEEAMEFLRNTLNVEVI; this is translated from the coding sequence ATGGCTCAGGCTCTTAAACATGAAAATGTGATGAGAAGGATTCGTATAGGTAAGGTAGTGATAAACATAGGCGTAGGGAAATCCGGAGAGCCCATAGAGCGAGCCTCTAAAGTGCTTGAAGAGATAGCTGGTCAGAAACCCAGTAGCAGGATTGCAAAGGATACGATAAGAGATTTCGGAATCCATAAGGGAGAACCTATTGCTGTCATGGTTACACTGCGCAAAGAAAGGGCCATTGAAGTATTGAAGAAATTACTTGTAGCAAAGAACAATACCATAAAGGCATCGTCATTTGACGACTTCGGTAACATCTCTTTTGGAATTAGAGAGCATATAGATATACCCGGCATAAAGTACAAACCTGAGATCGGCATATTCGGTATGGATGTTTCTATTACATTGGAAAGGCCTGGCTACAGAGTTTCGAGGAGAAGTAAGATGCCATCCAAGATAGGCAAGAAGCATAGAATAACTAAAGAAGAGGCTATGGAATTCCTTAGAAATACCTTGAATGTGGAGGTTATCTAA
- a CDS encoding 30S ribosomal protein S14, which produces MVKIRDFEIMNRKVKKYGKGSRWCKRCGSYNALIRNYDLNLCRQCFREVAARLGFKKYE; this is translated from the coding sequence ATGGTAAAGATAAGGGATTTCGAAATTATGAACAGGAAAGTCAAGAAGTATGGCAAGGGTTCTAGGTGGTGCAAGAGATGCGGTTCTTACAACGCCTTGATCAGAAACTACGACCTAAATCTATGCAGGCAGTGTTTCAGGGAAGTAGCGGCTCGCTTGGGATTCAAAAAATACGAGTGA